From Rhea pennata isolate bPtePen1 chromosome 26, bPtePen1.pri, whole genome shotgun sequence, the proteins below share one genomic window:
- the LOC134151356 gene encoding heat shock protein beta-11-like — translation MLCRMHLVPFASSSLATRLGTMKTLWPNPEAIFTELQQEMERAREFMSGFEQLLSSQGSFAADRAPAPSTAVAPASSDGFSVCQDVKDFAPEQLSVKVVGRKVMLVGQKETQNTDENGSFSYKYEVLKREWDVPKDVDAEALSCSLSGGQLRIEAPRRALPAAPERNVPIEVSPAAPQPGAAAEDGATGGAKA, via the coding sequence ATGCTTTGCCGAATGCATCTTGTGCCTTTTGCCTCCAGCTCCCTGGCTACCCGTCTGGGCACAATGAAGACCCTCTGGCCGAATCCAGAAGCAATCTTCACTGAACtgcagcaggagatggagcGGGCTCGGGAATTCATGAGCGGCTTCGAGCAGCTCCTGAGCAGCCAAGGAAGCTTCGCCGCGGaccgcgccccggcccccagcACAGCCGTGGCCCCGGCCTCCAGCGACGGCTTCTCCGTGTGCCAGGACGTCAAGGACTTCGCCCCTGAGCAGCTGTCGGTGAAGGTGGTGGGCAGGAAGGTGATGCTGGTGGGGCAGAAGGAGACGCAGAACACGGATGAGAATGGCTCCTTCTCCTACAAGTACGAGGTGCTGAAGCGGGAGTGGGACGTGCCCAAGGACGTGGACGCCGAGGCGCTGAGCTGCTCCCTGTCCGGGGGGCAGCTGCGCATcgaggcgccgcggcgggcgctgccggccgccccGGAGAGGAACGTGCCCATTGAGGtcagccctgcagccccgcaGCCCGGAGCAGCCGCGGAGGACGGAGCAACCGGAGGAGCCAAGGCGTAA
- the LOC134151355 gene encoding heat shock protein beta-11-like: MLCRLHFMPPAPGTLFPWLGPVRTLWPQPGALFAELERELRQEMERAREFMSSFEQLLGSGSAGRLSIAADRAPAPSAAPAPAAGDGFSVCQDVKDFAPEQLSVKVVGRKVVLVGQKETQSADEKGSFSYKYEVLKREWDVPQDVDAEALSCSLSGGQLRIEAPRRALPAAPERNVPIQLGPAAADEEAAERAKA, from the coding sequence atgctgtGCCGCCTGCACTTCatgccgcccgcccccggcacGCTCTTCCCGTGGCTGGGCCCCGTGCGCACCCTGTggccgcagcccggcgccctCTTCGCCGAGCTGGAGCGGGAGCTGCGGCAGGAGATGGAGCGGGCTCGGGAGTTCATGAGCAGCTTCGAGCAGCTCCtcggcagcggcagcgccgggcgcctcAGCATCGCCGCGGaccgcgccccggcccccagcgcggccccggccccggccgccggcgaCGGCTTCTCCGTGTGCCAGGACGTCAAGGACTTCGCGCCCGAGCAGCTGTCGGTGAAGGTGGTGGGCAGGAAGGTGGTGCTGGTGGGGCAGAAGGAGACGCAGAGCGCGGACGAGAAGGGCTCCTTCTCCTACAAGTACGAGGTGCTGAAGCGGGAGTGGGACGTGCCCCAGGACGTGGACGCCGAGGCGCTGAGCTGCTCCCTGTCCGGGGGGCAGCTGCGCATcgaggcgccgcggcgggcgctgccggccgccccCGAGCGGAACGTGCCCATCCAgctggggccggcggcggccgacGAGGAGGCGGCCGAGCGCGCCAAGGCCTga
- the KAT2A gene encoding histone acetyltransferase KAT2A, whose translation MAEPEAAQPGRPPPAPGAAAGGGAASGAAAAAGPGGGGGAGSSDPARPGLSQQQRASQRKAQVRGFPRAKKLEKLGVFSACKANDACKCNGWKNPNPPTAPRMDLQQPVTNLSEPCRSCGHALADHVSHLENVSEEEINRLLGMVVDVENLFMSVHKEEDTDTKQVYFYLFKLLRKCILQMSQPVVEGSLGSPPFEKPNIEQGVLNFVQYKFSHLPPKERQTMYELSKMFLLCLNYWKLETPSQFRQRSQNDDVATYKVNYTRWLCYCHVPQSCDSLPRYETTHVFGRSLLKSIFTVTRRQLLEKFRVEKDKLVPEKRTLILTHFPKFLSMLEEEIYGENSPIWEADFTVPATEGGQLVSRPAAVSTVAVPTTPLFSKKLSNSSSSTNMDSSTPEPMPGEKRKLPESLTLEDAKRIRVMGDIPMELVNEVMLTITDPAAMLGPETSLLSANAARDETARLEERRGIIEFHVIGNSLSQKSNKKILMWLVGLQNVFSHQLPRMPKEYITRLVFDPKHKTLALIKDGRVIGGICFRMFPTQGFTEIVFCAVTSNEQVKGYGTHLMNHLKEYHIKHNILYFLTYADEYAIGYFKKQGFSKDIKVPKSRYLGYIKDYEGATLMECELNPRIPYTELSHIIKKQKEIIKKLIERKQAQIRKVYPGLTCFKEGVRQIPIESVPGIRETGWKPLGKEKGKELKDPDQLYNTLKNLLAQIKTHPSAWPFMEPVKKSEAPDYYEIIRFPIDLKTMTERLKNRYYVTKKLFIADLQRIITNCREYNPPDSDYCKCANTLEKFFYFKLKEGGLIDK comes from the exons ATGGCGGAGCCGGAggccgcgcagcccggccggcccccgccggccccgggcgccgcggcgggcggcggggcggcgagcggggcggcggctgcagcggggcccggcggcggcggcggggcgggctcCAGCgacccggcgcggcccgggctcAGCCAGCAGCAGCGCGCGAGCCAGCGCAAGGCGCAGGTGCGCGGCTTCCCCCGCGCCaagaagctggagaagctgGGGGTCTTCTCGGCCTGCAAG GCCAACGACGCCTGTAAGTGCAATGGCTGGAAGAACCCCAACCCACCCACCGCCCCCCGCATGGACCTGCAGCAGCCTGTGACCAACCTGAGCGAGCCCTGCCGGAGCTGTGGACATGCGTTAG CGGACCATGTGTCCCACTTGGAGAACGTCTCAGAGGAGGAGATTAACCGGCTGCTGGGCATGGTAGTGGACGTTGAAAACCTCTTCATGTCGGTCCACAAGGAGGAGGACACAGACACCAAGCAGGTGTACTTCTACCTGTTCAAG CTCCTGAGGAAATGCATCCTGCAGATGAGCCAGCCTGTAGTTGAGGGGTCCCTGGGGAGCCCTCCTTTCGAGAAACCAAACATTGAGCAG GGAGTCTTGAACTTCGTCCAGTACAAGTTCAGCCACCTGCCACCCAAGGAGCGGCAGACAATGTACGAGCTCTCAAAGATGTTCCTGCTTTGTCTTAACTACTGGAAGTTGGAGACGCCATCCCAGTTCCGCCAGCGCTCACAGAATGATGATGTGGCTACCTACAAGGTCAACTACACGAG GTGGTTGTGCTACTGCCATGTGCCGCAGAGCTGCGACAGCCTTCCCCGCTATGAGACCACGCACGTCTTTGGACGCAGCCTCCTGAAGTCTATCTTCACAGTCACTCGCCGGCAACTGCTGGAGAAGTTCCGGGTAGAGAAGGACAAGCTAGTGCCAGAGAAGCGGACGCTGATCCTCACCCACTTCCCCAA GTTCCTGTCGATGCTGGAGGAGGAGATCTATGGGGAGAACTCTCCTATCTGGGAAGCTGATTTCACAGTACCTGCCACTGAGGGTGGGCAGCTGGTGTCTCGCCCAG CTGCAGTTAGCACCGTTGCTGTGCCCACCACTCCGCTCTTCAGCAAGAAGctcagcaacagcagctctTCAACAAACATGGATTCCAGCACCCCAGAGCCTATGCCAG GTGAGAAGCGGAAGCTGCCGGAGAGCCTGACACTGGAAGATGCCAAGCGGATTCGTGTTATGGGTGATATTCCCATGGAGCTGGTGAATGAGGTCATGCTGACCATCACAGACCCTGCTGCCATGCTGGGCCCTGAG ACCAGCCTGCTGTCAGCAAATGCAGCGCGGGATGAGACTGCCCGGCTGGAGGAAAGACGGGGTATCATAGAGTTCCATGTCATTGGCAACTCACTCTCACAGAAGTCCAACAAGAAGATCCTGATGTGGCTGGTGGGtttgcagaatgttttctcGCACCAGCTGCCCCGCATGCCCAAGGAGTACATCACACGCCTTGTCTTTGACCC AAAACACAAGACCCTGGCTCTGATCAAGGATGGCAGAGTGATCGGGGGGATCTGCTTCCGGATGTTCCCGACCCAGGGGTTCACAGAGATAGTCTTTTGCGCTGTGACATCGAATGAGCAAGTGAAG GGCTATGGGACACACCTGATGAATCACCTGAAGGAGTACCACATCAAACACAACATCCTGTATTTCCTGACCTATGCAGATGAGTACGCCATTGGCTACTTCAAGAAGCAG GGCTTTTCTAAGGACATCAAAGTCCCTAAGAGCCGCTACCTGGGCTATATCAAGGACTATGAGGGGGCAACCCTGATGGAGTGTGAGCTGAATCCCCGGATCCCCTACACTGAGCTCTCCCACATCATCAAGAAGCAGAAGGAG ATTATTAAGAAGCTGATTGAGAGGAAGCAAGCACAGATCCGCAAGGTCTACCCTGGCCTGACCTGCTTCAAGGAGGGTGTGCGGCAGATCCCTATTGAGAGTGTCCCTGGCATTC GAGAAACAGGATGGAAACCtttagggaaggaaaaggg aaaagaGCTGAAGGATCCAGACCAACTCTACAACACCCTGAAGAACCTTCTGGCGCAGATCAAG ACCCACCCCAGTGCATGGCCCTTCATGGAGCCTGTGAAGAAGTCAGAGGCGCCAGACTACTACGAAATCATCCGCTTTCCCATCG ACCTGAAGACCATGACTGAGCGCCTCAAGAATCGCTACTATGTCACCAAGAAGCTGTTCATCGCTGATCTGCAGCGTATCATCACCAACTGCCGCGAGTACAACCCGCCTGACAGCGACTACTGCAAGTGTGCCAACACTTTGGAGAAGTTCTTCTACTTCAAGCTCAAGGAAGGAGGGCTCATTGACAAATAG